The Acidobacteriota bacterium DNA window CGATCCCCTTCCGCGAAAGCCAGCTCGGCAGCGACCGGGTGTTGCGCATCAGGCAGCTCTCCCTCGAGGAAGACTCCTGCCGCGAGGTCTCCGACATCGGCCACCGCATCATCTTCGTCACCGACCGGCTGGGCATGCCGTTGATCGAAACCGTCACCGAGCCGGACATGCTCACTCCCTTCGACGTGCAGGCCGGGGGCCGCCTGCTGGCCGCCGTGGCCCGGGCCACGGGCAAGGTGCGTCGCGGCCCGGGAGCCGCCCGCCAGGACGTCAACGTCTCCATCGCCGGCAGCCGCCGGATCGAGATCAAGGGCGTGGACAATCACCGAGGCCTGCCCCGACTGGTGCACATCGAGGCCTTCCGCCAGCTCAACCTGCTGCGGCTCCGGGAAGCCCTGCGACAGCGCGGCGTGCAGGAGGAGTTCTTCGCCATCGCCCCCCGGGGCCCGGCCTGGGAAGTCTCCGACCTGGTGATCGATGCCCGCAGCCTGCTGCGCGATTGCGAGTTCGCCCCCGTACGCCACGCCTTCGAGCAGGAGCAGATGCTCGCCGCCGTGCGCCTGCGGGGTTTCGACGGCCTGCTGCGCCACCGCACCCAACCCGGCATCAACTTCGCTCGCGAGCTGCGGGGCCGCGCCCGGGTGATCGCCTGCCTGACCGGCGAACCCTTCATGATCCACTCCGACGTGGAAGATTTCGGCCTGAGCACCCTGCACTGGAAGCAGCTCCGCTCGGCCCTGCGCGCCGACCGCGAAGACGGCCTGGTGGTACTTTGGGGACCGGCCGAGGACGTCTCTACCGCGGCCCGGGAGATCCTCGCCCGGGCGGCCGAGGCGCTGGTGGGCGTTCCCGCCGAAACCCGTCAGTCGTACCCCGACGGCACCACCGATTTCGAACGCATCCTCCCCGGTCCCGACAGGATGTATCCCGACACGGACACGCCCCCCGTGCCGATCCCCGATCCGTGGGTGGAAGAACTCGAACTCTGCCGCAACGAGACTCCCTGGGAGCGCGAGGACCGCTACCTCGCCGACGGCCTGCCCGCCCCCCTGGCCCGACGCCTGGGCCGCGCCCCATGGGCCACGCTCTACGACACGCTCGCTCCCCGCACGGCCGAGGCCGCGCGGCGCCTGGCCTGGGGCCTGGAAAAGCGCCTGGTGCATTTCTGGCGCGAGAGCGGGCGGCGCGTTCTTCCCTCCGCCGAACGCCTCGCCCCCCTGGTGCGCGCCCTCGAGGAACAGCGCCTCCACCCCGACGGTTTCGAACCCGCCCTCGACCGGCTGCTGCGGGAAGCATCCTGGTCGCCGGAGGACCTGCTGCACGCCTACCTGGCCGGCGGCGAGACCGACGACCTCGACTCGCTGGTGGCCGAGGCCGCCGAGCAAGCCCGCACCCTGGGCACCCACCTGCCCGAAGCCCGGCTACGCTGGGCGATGGGCCGGGTGATGCGGGGCGGGAGAGGCCGACTCGACCCCGTGCGGGTGCGCGCCGCCCTGGCCCGGGCGCTGGACATCAAGGAGGCATCATGAGCACAGCGGCCACCTCCTCGGACGACTACAAGGGCTACCGCGAACCCATGCTCGGCGTGATGCGGCGTTTCGGCATCACGGTCTGGTGCGAAGTGTCGATCCGCAGCACCCGCGGTCACTTCGAAGGCTTGGTGCTGCCCCGCTCGGAGACAGCCGACGCCGATCACCTGGTGCTCAAGCTGGCCAGCGGCTACAACGTGGGTCTGCGCTACGACACCATCGAGGAAATGCACAAGACGGGCTACCGCAAGGCGAACTACAAGATTCCCGAAAAAGAATTCCCCGTCGATCCCGCCAAACCCTCGGTCAAGCTCTTCGGCACCGGCGGCACCATCGCCTCCCGGCTGGACTACCGCACCGGGGCGGTGATTCCCGCTTTCTCCCCCGGAGAACTCTACGGCTCGGTGCCCGAGCTGGCCGACATCTGCAACCTGGAAACGGAGAAGCTCTTCGGCGTCTTCTCCGAGAACATGGGTCCCGAACAGTACCTGGTGCTGGCCGAGCGGGTGGGCGAGGCGATCCGCGAAGGTCGCGACGGCATCGTCGTCGGTCACGGCACCGACACCATGCACCATACGGCCGCGGCGCTGAGCTTCATGGTGCAGAATCCGCCGGTGCCCATCGTGATGGTGGGCAGCCAGCGCTCGTCCGACCGCCCCTCCTCGGACGCCGCGCGCAACCTGATCAACGCCACCGCCACTGCCGCCCGCGGCCCCATTGCCGAGGTGATGGTCTGCATGTTCGGCCCCACCTCCGACCACTACAACCTGCTCCACCGCGGCACCCGGGTGCGCAAGATGCACAGCTCCTACCGCAGTACCTTCCGCACCCTGGGGGACATCCCGCTGGCCATGGTCTCCAACGGTGAAATCACGCCCCTCAAGGACGACTGGGCCCGCCGGCGGGAAGACCGCGAAGTGGAAGTGCTGCCCTTCTTCGACGAAAAGGTGACGATTCTCTATTACTATCCCAACATGCAGCCCGACATCATCGACGCCCTGGTCGACCGGGGCTATCGCGGCATCGTCATCGCCGGCACGGGCCTCGGCCACGTCAACCGCAAGCTCTACCCCGCCCTCGAGCGGGCGGCCGCCGCCGGCGTGCACCTCTACATGACCCTGCAGACCCTCTGGGGTTTCGTACAGATGTATGTCTACGAGACGGGTCGCGAGATTCTCGAACTGGGAGTGGTTCCGCTGGCCAACATGTTGCCCGAGGTGGCCTACATCAAGCTGGGCTGGGCTCTCGGCCGCCACGGCGACGACGCGGCGGCGGTGCGCGAGACGATGACCCGTACCATCGCCGGCGAAATGACCGAACGCGAACCCCACGACGGCTACCTGGTCTTCCAGGGAGGAGTCCCCGAAATGAAGGCCTTTCTCGGAAAGATCTGGTCCTGATGCTCAGCGAAGAACCCACGCTTCCCGCATGCCGCCTGGCGCACCTGATCGGAAAACCCTCCGCCTACTGGACGGTGGACGACCTGGTCCGCGTAGTCACCGAACGCCGCGTGAGTCTGCTCAGCCTGATGCACATCGGTGGCGACGGCTGGCTGAAGACCCTCGACTTCGTCCCGCGCAACGAAAAGCACCTGCGGGACGTGCTCGAAGGCGGAGAGCGGGCCGACGGTTCGAGCCTCTTCCCCGGCCACGGCATCCCCACCGCATCCTCGGACATCCTGCTGCGCCCGCGGCTGTCCAGCGCCTTTCTCGACCCCTTCTCGCCCCGCCCCAGCCTGGTGCTGCTCTGCTCGCACCACCGGCCCGACGGCGCATGGCTGCCCCAGAGCCCTGACACCATCGTCCGCCGGGCCGAGGCCCGGGTGGCCGAGCGGCTCGGAGTGCAATTGATGGCCCTGGGCGAGGTGGAGTTCTTCCTCGCCAAGCGACGCAGCGAAAGCGACATCTACGGCGCCGACGACCGGGGCTACCACGCCACTGCGCCCTTCGTCTTCGGCGAGAGCCTGCGGCGCCAGGCCTTGGGCATCGCGGGAGACATGGGCCTGCCGGTGAAGTACGCCCACAGCGAAGTGGGCTACATCGAGCCCGACGGCCACGACGATCGCATCTGGGAGCAACACGAGATCGAACTGAGCCTGACCCCGCTGGCCGAGGCCGCCGAGGCGGTGGCCCTGATCCAGTGGGTCCTGCGCAACCTGGCTCACGCCAGCGGCATGCTGTGCAGCTTTGCGCCCATCCTGCGCAAGGGACACGCCGGCAGTGGCCTGCACATCCACTTCTCACCGATGCGGGGTGGCCGGCACCTGGCGGGCCTGAGCCCCGACGGTGACCTGGAAGACGCGGCCCGCTGGCTGATCGCCGGAATGGTCGCCTACGGCGACGCCCTGATGGCCTTCGGCAACCGGGTGGAGGGCTCCTTCGTACGCCTCGGCCAGGGCAAGGAGGCTCCCAGCCGGGTGAGTTGGGGCGCCTTCGACCGCATGGCCCTGGTTCGCCTGCCCGTGGTGGCCCGGGACGCCAAGGGCCTGACCCGAACCCCCCCCACCATCGAGTTCCGCCTGCCCGACGGCTCGGCCCACCCCCACCTGCTGCTGGCGGCCGTGGCCCAGGCGATGGTGGCCGGGCACTCGCTGGCCGACCTCGACGCCCGGCTCGAGCGGACCCGCTCGGAAGCCGTGGAGAAAAACCCCGACGCCGCCGTACGGGTGCCCACCAACGCCGAAGAGGTCGCCGCGGCCCTCGAGGCCCGACGCGAGGTCTTCGAAGCCGAGGGCGTCTTCCCCCCCGGCGTGATCGATCATCTGCTCGGCAGTCTCTCTGCCTCCCGCGAGATCGGGCTCTGAGCGATGCCCGCCGGCAGTCGACGAGCGGCGGCTGAAAAGGCCTTTCTCCCGCTGCTGGGCCTGGTCGCCCTGGCCTGGGGCGGCCTGCTCGCCTGGCGCCAGGCCTGGACCTGCGACGACGCCTTCATCTCGTTCCGCTACGCCCGGCACCTGGCGGAGGGCCATGGCCTGGTCTTCAACGTGGGCGAGTGGGTCGAGGGCTACAGCAACCTGCTGTGGACCCTGTGGATCGCCCTGGGACTCGCGGCCGGCGTGGACCCGGAGCCCTGGGCCCGGGTCTCCAGCCTGCTGGCCCACGCCGGCACCGTGGCCCTGCTCGCCGCCCTCGGCGCGCGCTGGCGGAAGGAGGCCCAGGCCGGCCCCTTCCTCGTTCCCATCGCCGCCCTGGGCTTTGCCCTGTGGCCCGACTCGGTGATCTGGGCCACCGGCGGCCTCGAAACCTCTCTCTTCACCTTCCTGCTCACCCTGGGCTTTTTCTGCCTCTCCTCCCGCCGCGCTTCCCGACGGATGGAGTGGGGCGGCGCACTGGCCCTCGCCGCCGCCGCCCTGACCCGCCCCGACGGCGTGCTCTTCGCCGCCCTGGCCGCCGGCGCCCTGCTGGTCGATCAGCCGCGGCGGCCGGGGCCGGCCCTGCGGGTCCTGGCGACGGCCGCCGCGGCCTGGAGCGGCCAGCTCGCCTGGCGCCTGGCCGCCTACGGTGCCTGGCTGCCCAACACCTACTGGGCCAAATCCGCCGGGCAGGCCTGGTGGAGTCAGGGCGCCGCCTACCTGTGGATCTTTTTCCAGCGCTACTGGGTGCTGCTGGCGGTGCCGCCGCTCGCCTTCCTCCGCCTGCTGAAACGTGGCCGCCGAGACGGACAGCCGGCGGACACCGAGCGCCGGGCGCTGCTGCTGGCGACGTTTTTCACGCTGGGCTGGCTGGTCTACATAGCCCGGGTCGGCGGCGATTTCATGTTCGCCCGGATGCTGATCCCAGCCCTGCCTTTCCTGTTGCTGCTGCTGGAACTGATGCTGATCGACACCTCCCGGCGGGCGGCGGAAATACAGTTCGTGCTCTCGGCCCTGTTGCTGGCCCTCGGCATCCTCTCTCCCGCGCCGGTGAGCGACACCGACTGGTATCACGGCATCGCGAACGAGAGACAGGTTTACCGGGAAGAGGTCGTCCGCCTCCTCGACCAGCGCGCCGAGGACCTGGCCCGACTGATCGACGGCCTCGACGTGCGCGTCGCCTTTCTCGGCCTCGAAGCGAGGATGATGGAAAAGGCCCGGGTGCCGGTCGCCATCGAGTGCGAGACGGGACTGACCGACAGGCACATCGCCCGCCGGCCACTGGCCGAGCGCGGCCGGGTGGGCCACGAAAAACGCGCCGACCTGAACTACGTCATCGGCGAACGCCGGGCCGACCTGATTTTCCACCCCTCGGCGCCGCGGGTGCTGGAGATCGAGCGCTTCGTCCCCTTGTGGGAGATCCGCTACGGACGGCTTCGAGGCTGGATCCTGCGCTGGAACCCGGAACTGCTCGACCGCCTGGGGGAACGGGGCGCACGCTTCGCCGACTTCCCCGCCTTTCTCGATGCCTACATCGCGAGCCCGCCGGAGCCGGCCCGAATCGCCGCCGACTATCCGCGATTCAAGCGCTTCTACTTCGACGCGGTGAACGACCCCATCCGGCAGGCCTTCTTCCAGCGGGAGCAGCCATGAGCGGCGACACTCGCGGCGCCCCCCCCGCGCGGGCCCTGGCCATCGCCCTGGTCGCCGCGGCGACGCTGATCTTCGAGATCACCGCCACGCGTATTCTCAGCGTGGTCGTGTGGTACCACTTCGCCTTTCTCGCCATCTCCCTGGCGATGGTCGGCCTCGGAGCGCCGGGGGTCTGGCTGGCCCTGCGTCGTCCCGGCCCGCGGATCCTCCCGGCGGCCCTGGGCCTGGCCGCGGTCACCCTCCCCGGGTCGGTGGTCGTAATCTTCAAGCTGGCCCCCATGCTGGCCCAGGCACCGGGAGGCGGCGGCGGAAAGAACCTGTTGCCCACCAGCGGCCTCGCCCTGGTGGTGATGGCCCTGTTGCTGCCCCTGCTCGCCATCGGCACGGTGATCTGCCTGATCCTGATGGACACGCCCCGCGAGCGCCTGGGGGCGATCTACGGCGCCGACCTGGCAGGCGCCGCGCTCGGAGCCCTGGCAGTGGTGCCGCTGATGGACATCCTGCCCACGCCCCTGGTCACCGCGGGCTCGGGCCTTTTGCCCCTGCTCGCCGCGGCGGCGCTGTATCCGACCCGGCGGACACGGCTGGTGACGTCCGTAGCAGCGCTGACCCTGGCGGGACTGCTGGCCTGGCAGACTCCCTTCACCCTGCGCTACTCGAAGAAGTACCTCGAGGGAGGGCGCCTGCTCTGGGAGCGCTGGACTCCTACCGCGCGGCTGACCGTCTTCGACGGCGTGTTCTTCCACGAAGATCCTGCCTCCGCCTTCGGCTGGGGCATGGGGCACCGCTGGCAACCCCGCCCCATCGACCAGCTCTGGCTCGAACAGGACGGTTCGGCGGGGACCGTGATCACCCGCCTCGACGGTTCGCCGGACGCGCTCGACCACCTGCTCTACGACGTGACCACCGCCGGCTACCAGGTCTTCACGCCCGACAAGGTATGCATCATCGGCGCGGGGGGCGGAAGGGACATCCTTGCCGGCAAGGCCGCGGGAGCCACCCGCATCGACGCCGTGGAACTCAACCGGGGCATCGTGGAAGCCGTCGACCAGGTCTTCGGCGACTTCTCCGGGGGCGTTTACCGCCTGCCCGGGGTGCGCGCCATCGTTTCGGAGGGCCGCTCCTTCCTGGCTCACACCACCGAACGCTACGACATGGT harbors:
- a CDS encoding glutamine synthetase codes for the protein MLSEEPTLPACRLAHLIGKPSAYWTVDDLVRVVTERRVSLLSLMHIGGDGWLKTLDFVPRNEKHLRDVLEGGERADGSSLFPGHGIPTASSDILLRPRLSSAFLDPFSPRPSLVLLCSHHRPDGAWLPQSPDTIVRRAEARVAERLGVQLMALGEVEFFLAKRRSESDIYGADDRGYHATAPFVFGESLRRQALGIAGDMGLPVKYAHSEVGYIEPDGHDDRIWEQHEIELSLTPLAEAAEAVALIQWVLRNLAHASGMLCSFAPILRKGHAGSGLHIHFSPMRGGRHLAGLSPDGDLEDAARWLIAGMVAYGDALMAFGNRVEGSFVRLGQGKEAPSRVSWGAFDRMALVRLPVVARDAKGLTRTPPTIEFRLPDGSAHPHLLLAAVAQAMVAGHSLADLDARLERTRSEAVEKNPDAAVRVPTNAEEVAAALEARREVFEAEGVFPPGVIDHLLGSLSASREIGL
- the gatD gene encoding Glu-tRNA(Gln) amidotransferase subunit GatD, which produces MSTAATSSDDYKGYREPMLGVMRRFGITVWCEVSIRSTRGHFEGLVLPRSETADADHLVLKLASGYNVGLRYDTIEEMHKTGYRKANYKIPEKEFPVDPAKPSVKLFGTGGTIASRLDYRTGAVIPAFSPGELYGSVPELADICNLETEKLFGVFSENMGPEQYLVLAERVGEAIREGRDGIVVGHGTDTMHHTAAALSFMVQNPPVPIVMVGSQRSSDRPSSDAARNLINATATAARGPIAEVMVCMFGPTSDHYNLLHRGTRVRKMHSSYRSTFRTLGDIPLAMVSNGEITPLKDDWARRREDREVEVLPFFDEKVTILYYYPNMQPDIIDALVDRGYRGIVIAGTGLGHVNRKLYPALERAAAAGVHLYMTLQTLWGFVQMYVYETGREILELGVVPLANMLPEVAYIKLGWALGRHGDDAAAVRETMTRTIAGEMTEREPHDGYLVFQGGVPEMKAFLGKIWS
- the gatE gene encoding Glu-tRNA(Gln) amidotransferase subunit GatE; protein product: MTHDETPREGGVRPPADFNPRSQPPLDFPDRDLEEMTPADYEILGFLAGLEVHQQLDTRGKLFCRCPAGRKARRVDAEVLRHMRPTLSELGEYDGTALMEFKTRKEIIYRLERSCVCTYEMDDTPPFEIDKQAVKIALEVCRLLELDLVSELHVMRKQYLDGSIPTGFQRTAMVGLGGAIPFRESQLGSDRVLRIRQLSLEEDSCREVSDIGHRIIFVTDRLGMPLIETVTEPDMLTPFDVQAGGRLLAAVARATGKVRRGPGAARQDVNVSIAGSRRIEIKGVDNHRGLPRLVHIEAFRQLNLLRLREALRQRGVQEEFFAIAPRGPAWEVSDLVIDARSLLRDCEFAPVRHAFEQEQMLAAVRLRGFDGLLRHRTQPGINFARELRGRARVIACLTGEPFMIHSDVEDFGLSTLHWKQLRSALRADREDGLVVLWGPAEDVSTAAREILARAAEALVGVPAETRQSYPDGTTDFERILPGPDRMYPDTDTPPVPIPDPWVEELELCRNETPWEREDRYLADGLPAPLARRLGRAPWATLYDTLAPRTAEAARRLAWGLEKRLVHFWRESGRRVLPSAERLAPLVRALEEQRLHPDGFEPALDRLLREASWSPEDLLHAYLAGGETDDLDSLVAEAAEQARTLGTHLPEARLRWAMGRVMRGGRGRLDPVRVRAALARALDIKEAS